From Neobacillus sp. PS2-9, the proteins below share one genomic window:
- a CDS encoding TVP38/TMEM64 family protein, with the protein MDFDALKAWFTLENIMSLIREYRALGPLPGILLTIIEAFLPFLPLFLFVMANASAFGLWLGFLYSWIGTCIGALLVFLLVRKYGQRRLLSFLPKHPKVRKLMDWVEHHGFGPLFLLLCFPFTPSAVVNIVAGLSKISTAQYMLAVCIGKMVMIFTISFIGYDIHSLITKPFRTVIVFLVIFILWYIGKRIELRLNKSTETDHNEELYRDIELEKRRSYNED; encoded by the coding sequence ATGGACTTTGATGCATTGAAAGCATGGTTTACGCTTGAAAATATTATGAGTCTAATACGGGAATATCGAGCCCTTGGTCCATTACCTGGCATCTTGCTAACCATTATTGAAGCATTTCTTCCGTTTCTCCCATTATTCCTATTTGTAATGGCTAATGCAAGTGCATTCGGACTGTGGTTAGGTTTTTTATATTCATGGATTGGAACTTGTATCGGGGCACTACTGGTTTTTTTGCTAGTCAGGAAATACGGGCAAAGAAGATTATTATCTTTTTTGCCGAAGCACCCTAAAGTTCGTAAGCTCATGGATTGGGTGGAGCACCACGGTTTTGGTCCGCTTTTTTTACTACTGTGCTTTCCATTTACCCCATCGGCAGTTGTCAATATTGTCGCTGGTCTTTCAAAAATTAGCACTGCCCAATATATGCTTGCTGTTTGCATTGGTAAAATGGTGATGATTTTCACTATAAGTTTTATAGGATATGATATTCATTCATTAATAACTAAACCTTTTCGCACGGTCATAGTATTTCTTGTTATTTTCATTCTTTGGTATATAGGAAAAAGAATTGAACTTAGATTGAATAAGAGTACAGAAACTGACCATAATGAAGAATTATATAGAGACATAGAGCTGGAGAAAAGGAGGAGTTACAATGAAGATTGA
- a CDS encoding LCP family protein: MRADKHQHKKKRRWTSILLVFLLLIGAGAGYAYFQFKQGVNQSLKKLNKGNTDTEEVYTFEGQKDQYGDTNILLLGSDARGKEKSRADTIMIAHYNEDKGTFKLTSIMRDSYVEIPGHGKHKINSAFARGGPELMRQTIKQNFNIDLQYYAIVDFQGFVQLIDEAFPNGIEIDVEKKMSGNIYMTIEPGLQRLNGTQLLGYVRFRHDAVGDFGRVERQQKVVKAIGDQLSGFQTITKLPKLIGVVTPYVKTNMDTSDMLFMAKDFFSDKRGNVATLRIPVEDSFTEPRIKGEGAVLDIDVEKNKEALHQFITQ, encoded by the coding sequence ATGAGAGCTGACAAACATCAACATAAGAAAAAGAGAAGATGGACGTCCATTTTGCTTGTATTCTTACTTTTAATTGGAGCAGGAGCTGGTTATGCCTATTTTCAATTTAAACAAGGAGTAAATCAATCATTAAAGAAATTAAATAAGGGCAATACGGATACGGAAGAAGTCTATACATTTGAAGGACAAAAGGATCAGTATGGAGATACGAATATTTTATTGCTTGGAAGTGATGCTAGAGGGAAAGAAAAGTCCCGGGCAGATACCATTATGATTGCACACTACAACGAGGACAAAGGGACCTTCAAACTAACATCCATTATGAGGGATAGTTATGTAGAAATTCCTGGTCATGGGAAACATAAGATTAATTCAGCTTTCGCACGTGGGGGTCCAGAGTTAATGAGACAAACGATTAAACAAAACTTTAATATTGACCTTCAATATTATGCTATTGTTGATTTCCAAGGCTTTGTCCAGTTGATTGATGAAGCATTTCCAAATGGAATAGAAATAGACGTGGAGAAGAAGATGTCTGGTAATATTTACATGACGATTGAGCCAGGCCTACAAAGATTGAATGGTACACAATTGCTTGGATATGTTCGCTTCCGTCATGATGCTGTAGGCGATTTTGGGCGGGTCGAACGTCAACAAAAGGTAGTAAAGGCAATTGGAGACCAGTTGAGTGGTTTTCAAACCATTACGAAATTGCCCAAACTTATTGGGGTTGTTACACCGTATGTGAAAACTAATATGGACACATCTGATATGTTATTTATGGCAAAGGATTTCTTTTCAGATAAAAGAGGAAATGTAGCTACCCTACGAATCCCAGTGGAAGACAGTTTTACAGAGCCGAGAATTAAAGGAGAAGGTGCTGTTTTAGATATTGATGTCGAAAAGAATAAAGAAGCTCTTCATCAATTCATTACACAGTGA
- a CDS encoding competence protein ComK has product MKQKIIEEYEVNSSTMFIKPVEYGSKIYSQIYEADGEFLSPYKPFDIIKHSCEYYLADYQSRRRATKDLTNYTRKVPIAIEPSNDIFFFPTASPESSVCMWFSLSQIENHLPAPGAKTKVLFQNKQSLLFDVPFATFNNQMERTSHVKAKFLQRLERKGNKKTFYLINRPKLGKASETQREYTNHSKTPNPK; this is encoded by the coding sequence TTGAAGCAAAAAATTATTGAAGAATATGAGGTTAACTCATCCACCATGTTTATAAAACCAGTGGAGTACGGCAGTAAAATATATTCTCAGATCTATGAGGCGGATGGTGAATTCTTGTCTCCATATAAACCATTTGATATCATCAAACATAGTTGCGAATATTATTTAGCTGATTACCAATCAAGGCGAAGGGCAACAAAAGATCTAACTAATTACACACGTAAAGTACCAATTGCGATTGAACCGAGTAACGACATCTTCTTTTTCCCTACTGCTTCACCTGAGAGTTCTGTTTGTATGTGGTTTTCGCTATCACAAATTGAAAATCATTTGCCAGCACCAGGTGCGAAAACCAAAGTTCTGTTTCAAAATAAACAATCACTTCTATTCGATGTTCCTTTTGCTACATTTAACAATCAGATGGAAAGAACTTCTCATGTAAAAGCGAAGTTTTTACAAAGATTAGAAAGAAAAGGAAATAAAAAGACATTTTATTTAATAAACAGGCCTAAATTAGGGAAGGCATCAGAAACCCAAAGAGAATATACGAATCATAGTAAAACTCCGAATCCGAAATAA
- a CDS encoding IDEAL domain-containing protein: MNEKSYTELMKLGAMKRNQLKENFVQDLYIDMLLSEIQLTVEKEKLLRKIDSAIDRRDKRLFLLLSGQLKDINKRFGT; encoded by the coding sequence ATGAATGAAAAATCATACACAGAATTAATGAAACTTGGTGCCATGAAACGCAATCAACTGAAAGAGAACTTCGTCCAGGATTTATACATCGACATGCTTTTATCGGAAATTCAGCTAACAGTGGAAAAGGAAAAATTATTACGTAAGATTGATTCGGCCATCGACAGGCGAGACAAACGATTATTTCTCCTTCTATCTGGACAGCTCAAGGACATTAACAAACGATTTGGAACGTAA
- a CDS encoding M48 family metallopeptidase: MVRKMGVYSVLAFCLFGLFFYWYLFYFADTKLPFEYEGSKADPATFLNGRELMLSEEYSKIRNLLFFLSTPFEWLFYFLLLLFGFSKAFKRWADSSSKYKFLQTAIYLIWLSFFAFLATFPLNYISYTLSKTYHISTQTFPSWMKDELIDFWLNYGTWLIIVPVLYWLMKKSSKRWWLYGWLLSIPFTLFMMFLQPVVIDPLYNDFYPLKNKELETKILAIAEKADIPAQHVFEVNMADKTNSLNAYVTGIGSNARIVLWDTTLNRLNDNQILFIMAHEMCHYVEKHIYFGIGGYLLLSLLGLYLTYRLMNWATKRWGKELKITDVADIRSLPLFFMILSMLMFAASPFTNFASRYQETRADKYAIEMTKNPEAAIASFQELSRSGLSQVNPPFLVKIFRYTHPSMLDRISKLEEYEIKLKNK, from the coding sequence ATGGTAAGAAAAATGGGGGTCTATTCGGTATTGGCCTTCTGTCTGTTTGGATTGTTTTTTTATTGGTACTTATTTTACTTTGCTGATACAAAGTTACCTTTTGAATATGAAGGATCTAAAGCAGACCCGGCTACCTTTTTAAATGGAAGGGAGCTTATGTTGAGCGAAGAGTATTCAAAAATTAGAAATCTATTGTTTTTTTTATCTACACCCTTTGAATGGTTATTTTATTTTTTACTATTATTGTTTGGCTTTTCTAAGGCTTTTAAGCGATGGGCAGATAGCTCCTCAAAGTACAAATTTCTGCAAACGGCGATCTATCTAATTTGGTTATCCTTTTTTGCCTTTTTAGCAACATTTCCTTTAAATTATATTAGTTATACCCTATCTAAGACGTATCATATTTCCACTCAAACCTTCCCTTCTTGGATGAAGGATGAATTAATTGATTTTTGGCTTAATTATGGGACATGGTTGATTATTGTGCCTGTTTTATATTGGCTTATGAAAAAAAGCAGTAAACGCTGGTGGCTCTACGGATGGTTGTTATCCATACCGTTTACCTTATTTATGATGTTCCTGCAACCAGTTGTTATTGACCCACTATACAATGATTTTTATCCGTTAAAAAATAAGGAATTAGAAACAAAGATTTTAGCCATAGCAGAGAAGGCAGACATTCCCGCACAGCATGTTTTTGAAGTAAATATGGCAGATAAAACAAATTCTTTAAATGCGTATGTAACGGGGATTGGTTCGAATGCTAGGATTGTCCTATGGGATACTACCTTGAATCGGTTGAATGATAACCAAATCCTCTTCATTATGGCACATGAAATGTGTCATTACGTCGAAAAACATATATACTTCGGCATTGGGGGATATCTGCTGCTCTCACTGCTCGGATTATATTTGACCTATAGGTTGATGAACTGGGCAACAAAGCGCTGGGGTAAGGAACTGAAAATAACGGATGTAGCGGATATACGTTCACTTCCTTTATTTTTCATGATTTTATCCATGCTTATGTTTGCGGCCAGTCCTTTTACAAATTTTGCTTCTCGCTATCAGGAAACACGGGCAGACAAATATGCGATTGAGATGACGAAAAACCCAGAAGCTGCGATTGCTTCGTTTCAGGAGTTAAGTCGCTCAGGTTTAAGTCAAGTCAACCCACCTTTCTTAGTGAAAATTTTTCGTTATACACATCCTTCTATGCTCGACCGAATTTCAAAGCTGGAGGAATACGAAATCAAACTAAAAAATAAATAA
- a CDS encoding AzlD domain-containing protein: protein MKSEIIWMIIGMGLVTYIPRMLPFVLFKGKELPPFVQGVLKNVPYATLGALIFPAILFIQKGDIWYGVLGAAAAFLAAFLGANVIVVVLGSIAVLALYSYLM, encoded by the coding sequence ATGAAGAGTGAAATCATTTGGATGATTATTGGAATGGGACTAGTCACTTATATTCCTCGAATGCTGCCATTTGTCTTATTTAAAGGAAAAGAGCTGCCCCCATTTGTTCAGGGTGTCTTAAAAAATGTTCCATACGCTACTCTTGGTGCATTGATTTTTCCAGCTATTCTTTTTATTCAAAAGGGGGATATTTGGTATGGTGTTTTGGGGGCAGCCGCTGCTTTTCTTGCCGCATTTTTAGGAGCAAATGTGATTGTGGTTGTCCTTGGATCCATTGCTGTTCTTGCTCTTTATTCGTATCTTATGTAA
- a CDS encoding AzlC family ABC transporter permease, with the protein MADMAIGRETSEFKKGLQAGITIGIGYFPIALTFGLLAKTSGLSIYETVLMSIIVFAGASQYISLSLIAYGTGIFEIILTTFIVNIRHFLMSTTLTEKCEEDHLLNKLLYSFGITDETFSVVATKEGTATTGFMFGVISVSYSSWVVFSGVGHLIGASLPQTLQESMSVALYAMFVGLLVPSMKKSVKVVFLAALGAVFNSIFTINQLMAQGWAIVTATLLSAVLIELGEVLKNKHRGVQHEE; encoded by the coding sequence TTGGCAGATATGGCAATTGGGAGAGAGACATCTGAGTTTAAGAAGGGACTCCAGGCAGGCATTACCATCGGGATTGGTTATTTTCCTATTGCACTAACTTTTGGGCTCCTCGCAAAAACTTCTGGCCTATCCATTTACGAAACCGTTTTAATGAGTATCATTGTATTTGCTGGTGCATCGCAATATATATCATTAAGTCTGATCGCTTACGGGACGGGGATCTTCGAAATTATTCTAACGACGTTTATTGTGAATATTCGTCACTTTTTAATGAGCACCACCTTAACGGAAAAATGTGAGGAAGACCATTTACTAAATAAACTACTATACTCTTTTGGCATTACGGATGAGACGTTTTCAGTGGTTGCCACGAAAGAAGGCACCGCTACAACCGGTTTTATGTTTGGTGTTATTTCCGTATCCTATTCAAGCTGGGTTGTATTTTCTGGAGTGGGTCACCTCATCGGGGCAAGTTTGCCACAAACCCTACAAGAAAGTATGAGTGTGGCACTTTATGCCATGTTTGTCGGTCTATTAGTCCCTTCCATGAAAAAAAGTGTAAAAGTTGTTTTTCTTGCTGCACTTGGTGCGGTGTTTAATTCCATTTTTACAATTAATCAACTTATGGCCCAAGGATGGGCTATAGTTACGGCAACTCTTTTATCAGCGGTTCTTATAGAGTTAGGAGAAGTTTTGAAAAATAAGCATCGGGGTGTACAACATGAAGAGTGA
- a CDS encoding enoyl-CoA hydratase-related protein, with the protein MEQILLQISNHLAIVTINREESLNAFNYETLLELQQKVEEIRIHPDVRVVIFIGAGEKSFSVGADLKERKNLTDEQVKRNLFKINEVFNAIDQLPQPTIAAINGFAFGGGMELALACDFRLAAKEALMGLTETGLAIIPGAGGTQRLPRLIGQAKALELILTARRMTADEALSAGVLTRVIERKNLLNECIDFCEQLLANGPIALQQAKFAIKNGMNTDLHTGLQIERKAYEVTLPTEDRVEALLAFAEKRKPVFKGK; encoded by the coding sequence ATGGAACAAATTTTACTACAAATATCTAATCACCTTGCAATCGTAACTATTAATCGTGAGGAATCACTGAATGCGTTTAATTACGAAACTCTGTTAGAATTACAGCAAAAGGTCGAAGAGATTCGGATTCATCCCGATGTTCGGGTCGTGATTTTTATTGGGGCGGGGGAAAAGTCTTTTAGTGTGGGTGCAGATTTAAAAGAGCGGAAGAACTTAACGGATGAGCAAGTGAAACGAAATTTGTTTAAAATCAATGAGGTGTTTAATGCAATCGACCAACTACCACAGCCTACTATTGCAGCGATAAACGGTTTTGCCTTTGGCGGAGGGATGGAGCTTGCGCTAGCATGTGATTTTCGCTTAGCTGCCAAAGAAGCGTTAATGGGACTAACGGAGACAGGTTTGGCTATCATCCCTGGCGCTGGTGGAACACAGCGGCTCCCACGCTTAATCGGTCAGGCAAAAGCTCTTGAGCTTATCCTAACTGCCCGAAGAATGACGGCTGATGAGGCATTGAGTGCTGGGGTGCTAACACGTGTTATTGAGCGGAAAAACTTATTGAATGAGTGCATTGATTTTTGTGAACAATTGCTTGCAAATGGCCCCATCGCATTACAGCAGGCAAAGTTTGCAATAAAAAATGGCATGAATACAGATTTACATACAGGTCTTCAAATTGAACGGAAAGCTTATGAGGTAACGCTACCAACCGAAGATCGGGTGGAAGCATTGCTAGCCTTTGCAGAAAAAAGAAAACCAGTTTTTAAAGGAAAATAA
- a CDS encoding fatty acid--CoA ligase family protein, with protein MNLSTKFHETAKAYADKPAYYFMGQSSTYAELDVAIMKFASGLEKLGIKQGDHIALLLGNSPHFVISLYGALRLGVTVIPVNPIYTADEIGYILNNGDVKAVVALDLAIPLADKMHTFLPKIEHYVICETKPNSLESSEIETLSVYPKMKSFTEVVGMGDSAFQGPDLQDDDVAIILYTSGTTGKPKGAMLTHQNLFSNASDVGDYLKMNQDDRVVTVLPMFHVFCLTVALNAPLLTGATLLIAPKFSPKETFQLIKDYEATVFAGVPTMYNFLYQYPEGNPDDLQSLRLCISGGASLPVALLKNFEQKFNVLISEGYGLSEASPVTCFNPLDRPRKPGSIGCSILHVENKIVNELGEDVPVGEAGELIVRGPNVMKGYYKMPEESAAAIRNGWLYTGDIAKMDEDGYFYIVDRKKDLIIVGGYNVYPREVEEVIYDHPDVVEVAVLGTPDPNQGEAVSAYVVSKNPDLTAAQVLAYCKEHLAKYKVPSSIEFLEELPKNTTGKILRRALRTQVTQSVGK; from the coding sequence ATGAATTTATCAACCAAGTTTCATGAAACAGCAAAAGCCTATGCTGATAAACCAGCGTACTATTTTATGGGACAATCGAGTACCTATGCTGAATTAGATGTTGCAATTATGAAATTTGCCTCAGGTCTCGAAAAATTAGGGATTAAACAAGGGGATCACATTGCACTATTATTAGGCAACTCACCACACTTTGTCATCAGTCTCTATGGGGCTTTACGGTTAGGGGTAACTGTTATCCCCGTAAATCCGATTTATACTGCAGATGAAATTGGCTACATTTTAAATAATGGTGATGTCAAAGCAGTCGTTGCCCTCGACCTTGCGATCCCATTGGCGGACAAAATGCACACTTTCTTACCAAAGATAGAGCATTATGTAATTTGTGAAACAAAGCCAAACAGTCTGGAATCATCTGAAATTGAAACTCTTTCTGTCTACCCTAAAATGAAATCGTTTACAGAAGTGGTAGGAATGGGAGATAGTGCTTTTCAAGGCCCTGATCTGCAAGACGACGATGTAGCAATTATTCTTTATACCTCTGGAACAACAGGTAAGCCTAAGGGAGCTATGTTAACCCATCAGAATTTGTTTAGCAATGCCAGTGATGTTGGAGATTATTTAAAAATGAATCAAGATGACAGAGTGGTAACTGTTCTCCCAATGTTTCATGTATTCTGTTTGACGGTTGCCCTAAATGCACCGTTATTAACGGGAGCAACCCTGTTGATTGCACCAAAATTTAGTCCAAAAGAAACCTTTCAGCTAATTAAAGACTATGAGGCTACTGTTTTTGCTGGTGTTCCGACAATGTACAACTTCCTATATCAATATCCAGAGGGAAATCCAGATGACTTACAATCTTTACGTTTATGTATTTCAGGTGGTGCCTCCCTTCCTGTTGCCTTGTTAAAGAATTTTGAACAGAAGTTCAATGTATTGATTTCTGAAGGGTATGGATTATCCGAAGCATCACCGGTCACGTGTTTTAACCCGCTCGATCGTCCGCGGAAGCCTGGTTCCATTGGATGCTCCATTCTCCACGTGGAAAACAAAATCGTGAATGAGCTTGGGGAGGATGTACCTGTTGGTGAGGCAGGCGAGTTAATCGTTCGAGGTCCCAATGTTATGAAGGGTTATTATAAAATGCCAGAAGAATCTGCGGCTGCTATTCGAAATGGTTGGCTTTATACAGGTGATATTGCAAAAATGGATGAAGACGGATACTTTTATATTGTTGACCGTAAAAAGGATCTAATTATTGTTGGCGGTTATAATGTCTATCCACGTGAAGTAGAAGAAGTAATCTATGACCATCCTGATGTCGTCGAAGTAGCTGTTTTGGGAACTCCTGATCCAAACCAGGGGGAGGCAGTGAGTGCGTATGTTGTCAGCAAAAATCCAGATTTGACAGCTGCTCAAGTACTGGCATATTGTAAAGAACACCTAGCAAAATATAAAGTTCCATCGTCGATTGAGTTTTTAGAAGAACTCCCGAAAAACACAACCGGGAAAATATTAAGACGAGCATTAAGAACGCAAGTTACACAATCGGTTGGAAAGTAA
- a CDS encoding lipoate--protein ligase, which translates to MLFIDNKGITDPHINLAIEEYALKNLDIDETYLLFYINEPSIIIGKNQNTIEEINTEYVESKGIHVVRRLSGGGAVYHDLGNLNFSFITKDDGESFHNFRKFTEPVVAALKSLGVNAELSGRNDLLAEGRKVSGNAQFSTRGRMFSHGTLLFNSEMDHVVSALKVKKDKIESKGIKSIRSRVANISEFLPEKINIQEFGSLILKHIFEGKEDIPEYVLTEEDWEKIHQLSKERYQNWEWNYGKSPKFNLQHSHRFPVGSIDVRLEVNKGLIENCKIYGDFFGVGDVSDIETRLIGLRYEKSELEKALADLEISRYFGNITKEEFVNLIY; encoded by the coding sequence ATGTTATTTATCGATAATAAAGGCATTACAGATCCTCATATTAATTTAGCGATAGAAGAATATGCACTAAAAAATCTGGATATTGATGAGACCTATTTATTATTCTACATAAATGAACCAAGCATTATCATCGGCAAGAATCAAAACACAATTGAAGAAATAAACACAGAGTACGTAGAGAGTAAAGGGATCCATGTTGTTCGTAGGTTATCTGGTGGTGGCGCTGTGTACCATGACCTTGGTAATTTAAACTTTAGTTTTATCACAAAGGACGATGGTGAGAGTTTTCATAATTTCCGGAAATTCACTGAGCCAGTTGTGGCGGCATTAAAAAGCTTAGGAGTAAACGCGGAACTAAGTGGCCGAAATGATTTACTTGCGGAAGGAAGAAAGGTTTCTGGAAATGCTCAATTTTCAACCAGAGGTAGAATGTTCAGCCATGGTACTCTTTTATTCAACTCAGAAATGGATCATGTTGTCTCTGCTTTAAAGGTGAAAAAGGATAAGATTGAATCAAAGGGAATTAAATCTATTCGCAGCCGCGTGGCCAATATCTCTGAGTTTCTACCTGAGAAAATAAATATTCAAGAATTTGGTTCTCTCATCCTCAAGCATATATTTGAAGGAAAAGAGGATATTCCTGAATATGTACTGACGGAAGAGGATTGGGAAAAAATCCATCAACTTTCGAAGGAACGCTACCAAAATTGGGAATGGAACTATGGGAAGTCACCGAAGTTCAATCTGCAGCACTCACATCGGTTCCCCGTTGGGTCGATTGATGTACGTCTGGAGGTTAATAAAGGATTAATAGAGAATTGTAAAATTTATGGTGACTTTTTCGGTGTTGGGGATGTTAGTGACATCGAGACGAGGTTAATAGGTCTCCGCTATGAAAAAAGCGAATTAGAAAAGGCACTTGCAGACTTGGAGATTTCCCGTTATTTTGGAAACATCACCAAGGAGGAATTTGTTAATCTAATCTATTAA
- a CDS encoding MBL fold metallo-hydrolase, producing MKLTTIGFWGGYPKKNGASAGYLLEHEGFRLLIDCGSGVLSKMQNVIQPEELDAVIISHYHPDHIADIGVLQHARLILGFLGKNCPTLPIYGHHYDDHEFTKLTYKQITKGIAYDPASTIEIGPFTVSFLKTDHPVPCYAMKFEAAGKSLVYTADTSFKEEFIEFSKNADVLLCECNFYGNQNGKPAGHMNSLDAGKLAQQASVKQLVLTHLPQYGTLSELMEEASTQFTGIIKLAEEFQSISL from the coding sequence ATGAAGTTAACAACCATTGGTTTTTGGGGTGGATATCCTAAGAAAAATGGCGCAAGCGCAGGCTATCTACTTGAACATGAAGGCTTTCGACTATTAATAGATTGTGGAAGTGGAGTGCTTTCCAAGATGCAGAATGTGATTCAACCAGAAGAACTGGATGCCGTTATTATTTCACATTACCATCCTGATCATATTGCGGATATTGGTGTGTTGCAGCATGCAAGATTAATCCTAGGATTTTTAGGGAAGAATTGCCCAACCCTTCCGATATATGGTCACCATTATGATGACCATGAATTTACGAAATTAACCTACAAACAAATTACAAAAGGGATTGCTTATGATCCTGCAAGTACTATTGAAATCGGGCCGTTTACGGTATCGTTCTTAAAGACAGACCATCCTGTCCCATGCTATGCGATGAAATTTGAAGCAGCTGGAAAGTCGCTGGTATATACGGCAGACACTTCATTTAAAGAAGAATTTATTGAGTTTAGCAAAAATGCAGATGTCCTGTTATGTGAGTGTAATTTCTACGGCAATCAAAACGGTAAACCAGCCGGTCATATGAATAGTCTTGATGCGGGCAAGTTGGCTCAACAGGCATCCGTCAAGCAATTGGTCCTTACTCATTTACCCCAATATGGTACATTATCTGAGTTAATGGAGGAGGCATCCACACAATTTACTGGTATAATTAAGCTTGCAGAAGAATTCCAATCTATTTCATTATAA